From Candidatus Pedobacter colombiensis, one genomic window encodes:
- the uxaC gene encoding glucuronate isomerase, with translation MKNFLDDNFLLETKTAEKLYHDYAKQMPVIDYHNHLIPEQIANDINFENITQVWLAGDHYKWRAMRANGVDEYYITGGATDLEKFKKWAETVPYTLRNPLYHWTHLELQRYFDIHEVLSADNAERIYNECTAKLQTPEYSVQNLLRKMRVETLCTTDDPLDSLEFHQKIKNDGVDIKVLPAFRPDKAMNADDVAGLNTYINKLSELTGGEINDLDTYLSALKSRHDYFAANGCTVSDHGLEQIYAEDYTLAEVKAIFTKIRANAALTLEEVLQFKSAMLFEFALWDHEKGWVQQYHLGALRNNNNRLLSQLGPDTGFDSIGDFSQGKQLSKFLNNLDSQNRLAKTILYNLNPADNELMATMIGNYNDGTVAGKVQWGSGWWFLDQKDGMIKQINALSNMGLLSRFVGMLTDSRSFLSYPRHEYFRRILCNLFGEDVEKGELPDNTEWIGQVVQDICYNNAKSYFNF, from the coding sequence ATGAAGAATTTTTTAGACGATAATTTTCTATTAGAAACCAAAACAGCTGAGAAGCTGTATCATGATTATGCAAAGCAAATGCCTGTGATTGATTATCACAATCATTTGATCCCGGAGCAAATTGCAAATGACATCAACTTTGAAAACATTACACAGGTTTGGTTGGCGGGCGACCATTATAAATGGCGTGCCATGCGCGCAAATGGTGTGGATGAATACTATATCACCGGGGGGGCAACAGACCTTGAGAAATTTAAGAAATGGGCAGAAACTGTTCCTTATACTTTAAGAAACCCACTATACCATTGGACCCACCTGGAATTACAGCGTTACTTTGATATACATGAAGTATTGTCGGCCGATAATGCAGAACGTATATATAATGAATGTACTGCTAAACTTCAAACTCCGGAGTATTCTGTTCAGAACTTACTTCGCAAAATGAGGGTAGAGACTTTATGTACTACTGATGATCCACTTGATAGTTTGGAATTCCATCAGAAAATCAAGAATGATGGTGTAGATATTAAAGTGCTACCGGCTTTTAGACCGGATAAGGCAATGAATGCTGATGATGTAGCCGGATTAAACACTTATATTAATAAGCTTTCAGAATTAACAGGAGGGGAGATTAATGATTTGGATACCTATTTGTCGGCTTTGAAATCGCGTCATGATTATTTTGCAGCGAATGGCTGTACTGTTTCAGATCATGGTTTGGAGCAGATTTATGCCGAAGATTACACTTTAGCAGAGGTTAAAGCTATTTTTACGAAGATCAGAGCTAATGCTGCTTTAACTTTAGAGGAGGTACTGCAATTTAAATCGGCAATGTTGTTCGAGTTTGCACTTTGGGATCATGAAAAGGGCTGGGTACAACAATATCACCTGGGTGCTTTAAGAAACAACAACAACAGGTTGTTGAGTCAGCTAGGCCCTGATACAGGTTTCGATTCGATCGGTGATTTTAGTCAAGGCAAACAGCTTTCTAAGTTCTTAAATAACCTCGATTCGCAAAACAGACTGGCTAAGACCATTTTGTATAATTTAAATCCTGCCGATAATGAGTTGATGGCAACTATGATTGGGAATTACAACGATGGAACTGTTGCAGGAAAAGTGCAATGGGGATCGGGATGGTGGTTCCTTGATCAGAAAGACGGAATGATTAAACAGATCAATGCGTTGTCTAATATGGGACTGTTGAGCCGTTTTGTAGGTATGCTTACCGACTCAAGGAGTTTCCTTTCTTACCCGCGTCATGAGTATTTCAGACGTATTTTATGTAATCTTTTTGGAGAAGACGTAGAGAAAGGTGAATTGCCGGACAATACGGAGTGGATTGGACAGGTGGTACAAGACATCTGTTACAACAATGCTAAATCGTATTTTAACTTTTAA